The sequence CTTGAAGCTACTGGGGCTGCAGCCAGTTGGTGAGGTCTGGGGAACAGGACGCAGACTGACGGAAAAGCTGAATGCGCTGGGTATTAACACAGCACTGCAACTGGCGCAGGCTAACACGGCATTCATCCGGAAAAACTTCAGCGTCATTCTTGAGCGTACGGTACGCGAACTCAACGGCGAGTCCTGCATATCCCTGGAAGAAGCATCACCGGCAAAACAGCAGATTGTCTGTAGTCGCAGTTTTGGTGAACGAATCACAGACAAAGATGCCATGCACCAGGCTGTTGTTCAGTATGCAGAGCGGGCCGCAGAGAAACTACGTGGGGAGCGTCAGTATTGTCGGCAGGTGACGACATTTGTACGGACATCCCCCTTTGCAGTAAAAGAACCCTGTTACAGCAATGCCGCTGTGGAAAAGCTTTCATTGCCCACACAGGACAGCCGGGACATTATTGCCGCCGCATGCAGAGCCTTAAACCATGTCTGCCGTGAAGGGTACCGCTATATGAAGGCTGGAGTCATGCTGGCTGATTTCACACCATCGGGTATAGCGCAGCCGGGATTATTTGATGAAATCCAGCCCCGTAAAAACAGTGAAAAGTTAATGAAAACACTCGATGAACTGAACCAGTCGGGAAAAGGGAAAGTGTGGTTTGCGGGGCGAGGAACCGCCCCTGAATGGCAAATGAAACGGGAAATGCTCTCGCCTTCGTATACAACACAATGGACTGAGATCCCCATTGCTTCATTCTGATATATCAGAATAATTTTTGCATTTTAAGGCGCACATCATTCATTGCCTCCTGCACCGAATCAGTAGCAGAAGGAGGCATTTTTTCAGCAGATTGCGAAGCACCGAGTTCAGTCAACACAGCTCTGATATCGGCCTGAGAAGGCTTCCATCCAGTCGTCTGACTGAGTAAGGTTACAACCTGATCTGCTGAAAACTCCTCGCTCAAAATGGCAGTCAGCAATACAGGCAGGCGAGGATCAAGTTGGTGTAACGCCATTCCAGAAATAAATGCATTCCGGAACAGCTCACCACGCTCAGAACGCGGAACGGACTCTATCGCTTCCAAAGTTTGAAAGTCTGCAGCTTTTTCCGGATGCAGATAAAGTGTGAATTTTTTCCTTTTCCGTTCATCGTCCACAATATTACTCCTCTTTGAAAGCCGCGATAGCTTCAACCAGTGCTGTCTGTGGCGACTCCATCATCACTACTTTTTGCCCAAGATGGTGCCATGCCGTTTTTATCGAATCATAGATCAACGGGGCCCCACCACCGACAACATAAACACGATTCACATGATGAAAATCACCGAGCTCATTGACTACTTGCTCCCCCAGACTGGCAATAGCCCCCTCAATGGTATTAAGGACCAGATCAGTTTTTGTTTCGTCATTTATAACCTGCCGAACAAAGTCCGGGTCATGACGACGTTTAATCAATTCATCTGCAACGAGGAAACTGGTATCACTGGATGCCATGCGCAATGCACTCATTGCAGCTTTCGTAACTGAAGACACACCAATGCCAGAATTACCATGAATGGCACTTACAGAGTCAAATTGACCAACGATAACACCAACATCAAGCGTAGTGCCGCCAATATCAACTACCAGCGATTTTTCGAACTGACCAACTTTATCCATGACCAGACGAGAAAACACAGCTGGCAATGATTCAGGCATCACATCAACGTGTTCAATGTTGAAAACATCGCCTTTATTAAGACGAATCGGCCTCATTAAATTCTCAATTTTACGCTGAATGTTGAGTTCATTTTTTTGACACTCTTTCGTGTAGAACTCACTGATAGGCAAAGTCACAGTCAATGATACAGGCTGAGGCACTAATCCACTATTCAGTAAAGCGTGATGCACAGCTAACAGGTTAACATCCGTATATTGATACTCAATATGAGTCGTAAGAATAGATTGGTTGCTAACTTCATCATACGTGTATTTTTTACCATCCAGTTCATAGTTAAATGTCTGGCGAATCCCTAACCCGTCAACCTTCCATCCATGACGAAATGAGTTTTGCGACAACGACTTACAGATTTTCCCATTGTCATTCCATGCCAACTTGATTGTTGTTGAACCATCATCGCAATATACGTTCATCTATAGCCCCTTAAATACTCAATCTGAGTAAATCACTGTTTCTGGTTGCAAGGTAATACTCAATTTGAGCACTATCATAGTTGTGAAATCACAAAACACAAGTATTATTTATTACATCATATGACACACTTCATATTTCACACTTCATAAATATGAACGCATATTGACACCTCAGGTTACCGTGTCAAAATATCATCATACTTCACACATCACATTTATGAGGTTGCAATGATTACTGTAGTTGGTGGGAACAAAGGTGGTTCAGGGAAAACTACCATTGCATCAAACCTGGCTATTGCTCTCGCAAATAAAGGAAGGGAAGTCTGCCTGTTAAACGGAGATCTACAACGAACAGCCGCAAAACATCATGCGGAACGAGAAGCTGCAGGACTTTTACCAGCAATAACTCTTGTTGAGAAATTTGATAATCTGACACAAACACTACAGGCTCTGAATGAAAAGTTCGATGATGTAATAGTGGATGTCGCAGGAAGAAACTCAAAGGAATTCATAACGAGTGGAGTTGTCGCACATCAAATAATTGCGCCACTACAGTGTTCTCAACCAGATCTGGATACTCTTACAGAACTAGAACAACAGATAGACGCAATGCGTAACCTTAACCCGGAACTTAAGGTTTATTGTTTACAAAGTATGGCAACAACCAATCCGGTTTTGAGGGGAAATGAGAGAAAAGAATTCCTTGAATATCTTGAAGAATTCCCAACAATTCAAGTTCTGGATTCAGTTATTTGTTTCAGAAAAGTCTATCGCGATTGCATGAGCAACGGCACCGGTGTAGTAGAAACGAACAATACAGCAGCCAAAGCAGAAATTGAACATTTAATGAATGAGGTATTTGGCCCATGGTGAAAAAACCCAGCCAGCAAGCATTAAACAGAGCTGCAGTTACGGTAGAACAAGCAGAGGCTCTGGCTCAGCGCCTTGCGGATAAACCATACGGCGCGCCGGAAAAACCCGAACCAGAAAAACAATGTCGGACGACAATCTCTCTTGGTGAAAGCATGCTTGTCACAATAGAAGATCTGGCATTGAGGAATAAACGCAATGGTAAAGATCCAAAAAATGTAAGTGCCATCGTCAGAGTAGCCCTTGAGCAATACTTAAAAACACTAACGTAATAATCAAGAAGTTATTACTTATGAAGTCACACTTGTGAATTCATACTGTTTAAGCACCCTTGCATACAAGAGATCACATATTGCAGTGGTCTCTTTTTTATAGAACAAGTCACAATTCATAATTATGATTTATGAATTATGCATGTCTGTTTTTCAGCATTGTGACCGCATCGGACTCAGGCATCGAAAACTGCACCCGGTGCCGTGCAGCCACATCCAGCGCAAACACCTTCGTGTAGACCTCTGTTGAGCTGATGGACTTATGCCCCATCAGGCTCTGCAGGACCTTCAGTGGTATACCGGCATACAGCATGTGCATCGCATAGGAATGGCGGAACGTATGTGGCGTGACCGGGACAGAGAACGTCACACCATCAGCGGCAGCGGCGGCAACCGCTTCCCCAATCCAGGTCCTGACCGTTCTGTCCGTCACTTCCCAGATCCGCGCTTTCTCTGTCCTGCCTGTTCGTTTATTACGCCGTTCCATGGGGATTTTCAGTGTGGCCACCATCGTCTGCAGCTGGCTGACGTACCAGGCGTCGGAGAGCGGAACCAGCCGGTGAGTCTGCTGACCGGCGGGCATTCTTCCTGCCGTCCTGGCGGCTTTTTCTGTCCGCTGCTTCAGAGTGGCCAGCTGCACAAACGGATACGGAGGCGCAAGCGAAAAATCCCCCCGCGTCAGCGCCAGTGCTTCATTAATGCGCGCACCGGTGTTCCACAGTGTGGCCAGCAGCATCTTGCGGCGCAGATCCGGGACGTAATGGAGCAGGGCGCTCACTTCAGGGGCCAGTAGGTATTTTGGCAGTTCATCATGAACCATCGACA comes from Escherichia coli and encodes:
- the umuC gene encoding translesion error-prone DNA polymerase V subunit UmuC, whose product is MFALADINSFYASCEKVFRPDLRNEPVIVLSNNDGCVIARSPEAKALGIRMGQPWFQVRQMRLEKKIHVFSSNYALYHSMSQRVMAVLESLSPAVEPYSIDEMFIDLRGINHCISPEFFGHQLREQVKSWTGLTMGVGIAPTKTLAKSAQWATKQWPQFSGVVALTAENRNRILKLLGLQPVGEVWGTGRRLTEKLNALGINTALQLAQANTAFIRKNFSVILERTVRELNGESCISLEEASPAKQQIVCSRSFGERITDKDAMHQAVVQYAERAAEKLRGERQYCRQVTTFVRTSPFAVKEPCYSNAAVEKLSLPTQDSRDIIAAACRALNHVCREGYRYMKAGVMLADFTPSGIAQPGLFDEIQPRKNSEKLMKTLDELNQSGKGKVWFAGRGTAPEWQMKREMLSPSYTTQWTEIPIASF
- a CDS encoding plasmid partitioning/stability family protein, which encodes MDDERKRKKFTLYLHPEKAADFQTLEAIESVPRSERGELFRNAFISGMALHQLDPRLPVLLTAILSEEFSADQVVTLLSQTTGWKPSQADIRAVLTELGASQSAEKMPPSATDSVQEAMNDVRLKMQKLF
- the parM gene encoding plasmid segregation protein ParM domain-containing protein, encoding MNVYCDDGSTTIKLAWNDNGKICKSLSQNSFRHGWKVDGLGIRQTFNYELDGKKYTYDEVSNQSILTTHIEYQYTDVNLLAVHHALLNSGLVPQPVSLTVTLPISEFYTKECQKNELNIQRKIENLMRPIRLNKGDVFNIEHVDVMPESLPAVFSRLVMDKVGQFEKSLVVDIGGTTLDVGVIVGQFDSVSAIHGNSGIGVSSVTKAAMSALRMASSDTSFLVADELIKRRHDPDFVRQVINDETKTDLVLNTIEGAIASLGEQVVNELGDFHHVNRVYVVGGGAPLIYDSIKTAWHHLGQKVVMMESPQTALVEAIAAFKEE
- a CDS encoding AAA family ATPase, translated to MITVVGGNKGGSGKTTIASNLAIALANKGREVCLLNGDLQRTAAKHHAEREAAGLLPAITLVEKFDNLTQTLQALNEKFDDVIVDVAGRNSKEFITSGVVAHQIIAPLQCSQPDLDTLTELEQQIDAMRNLNPELKVYCLQSMATTNPVLRGNERKEFLEYLEEFPTIQVLDSVICFRKVYRDCMSNGTGVVETNNTAAKAEIEHLMNEVFGPW
- a CDS encoding site-specific integrase; its protein translation is MIPALPVNKPPATTTVLPVAIDYPAALALRQMSMVHDELPKYLLAPEVSALLHYVPDLRRKMLLATLWNTGARINEALALTRGDFSLAPPYPFVQLATLKQRTEKAARTAGRMPAGQQTHRLVPLSDAWYVSQLQTMVATLKIPMERRNKRTGRTEKARIWEVTDRTVRTWIGEAVAAAAADGVTFSVPVTPHTFRHSYAMHMLYAGIPLKVLQSLMGHKSISSTEVYTKVFALDVAARHRVQFSMPESDAVTMLKNRHA